One Nitrospira sp. SG-bin1 genomic region harbors:
- a CDS encoding trehalose-6-phosphate synthase, which produces MRLFALSLRFVLPLVILLAVIAYGVIPLVDSLELKWFVRDLDMRSRLMVNTMEGPLADLLVSNSKGKILAYFTRILQDERLYALGFCDLENRLLYETQAYPQDVTCKDTLDLAPNASAVRSFSSGPLHITSATIESNGRRIGRLLLLHDMRFIQQRSSDTKRYVFYLFAGLTAVISLVTLLVAHFSWKEWVAGVRAMVKGERLLNPLTHEQHPPELQPLAKDLRSLVEALESDRRMRDESQISWTPASLKSILHEQFAGDQVLIVSNRQPYAHYWQGQSVTVQVPASGLVSALEPVMRACSGIWVAHGNGSADRDVVDNRSHVSVPPSNPSYQIRRVWLTAEEESGYYYGFSNEGLWPLCHIAHVRPTFRSSDWKHYVAVNERFAQAVYEEATTDNPVVLVQDYHFALLPKLIRDRLPTATIIMFWHIPWPNAESFGICPWREDILEGLLGSSILGFHTRVHCNNFIDSVDRLLEARIDRNSSTVSYGGKMTAVNPYPISIEWPSQWIRNQRPVQECRDRLREAYGMPRDRLIGLGVERLDYTKGILERFMAVERLLEMQPEWIGKFTFLQIAAPSRSVIEQYHHFTSQVSALAEQINKRFGHDGYEPICLRIQHHEPAEVYECYRGADLCVVSSLHDGMNLVAKEFVGARDDEQGVLILSQFTGAARELTEAVVINPYDIDQFAAALHLGLTMPKVEQRARMQSMRGLIQEFNVYRWAGRMLIDAARMRQKERVMKQVRRPSLLR; this is translated from the coding sequence ATGAGGCTGTTCGCGCTCTCACTACGGTTTGTGCTGCCCTTGGTGATCCTGTTGGCCGTGATCGCCTACGGGGTCATTCCCCTCGTCGACTCACTCGAATTGAAATGGTTTGTCCGCGATCTCGATATGCGGTCCAGACTCATGGTCAATACGATGGAGGGGCCGCTCGCGGATCTCCTGGTCTCCAATTCAAAGGGAAAGATTCTGGCCTATTTTACACGGATCCTTCAAGATGAGCGGTTGTACGCGCTGGGTTTTTGCGACCTCGAGAACCGCCTGCTCTATGAGACGCAGGCCTACCCGCAAGATGTCACCTGTAAGGATACGCTCGATCTCGCGCCCAACGCTTCCGCCGTGCGGTCGTTCAGCAGTGGACCGCTCCATATCACCTCGGCCACCATCGAATCCAACGGGCGCCGGATCGGACGTCTTCTCCTGCTCCACGACATGCGGTTCATCCAACAACGGAGCAGCGATACGAAACGGTATGTGTTCTATTTGTTCGCGGGGCTGACGGCGGTCATTTCATTGGTGACCTTGCTGGTCGCACACTTCAGCTGGAAAGAGTGGGTGGCCGGCGTCCGTGCCATGGTCAAGGGAGAACGACTGCTGAATCCTCTGACACATGAGCAACATCCGCCTGAACTTCAGCCCTTGGCGAAGGACTTGCGGTCGTTGGTGGAAGCGCTCGAGTCCGATCGTCGCATGCGAGATGAGAGTCAGATTTCATGGACTCCGGCCAGCCTCAAGTCGATTCTTCACGAGCAATTCGCCGGCGATCAGGTGCTGATTGTGTCCAATCGGCAACCCTACGCCCATTATTGGCAAGGGCAAAGCGTGACGGTGCAGGTGCCGGCAAGCGGGCTGGTCTCGGCCTTGGAGCCGGTGATGCGCGCCTGTTCCGGTATTTGGGTGGCGCACGGGAACGGATCCGCCGATCGGGACGTGGTGGATAACCGGAGCCATGTCAGCGTGCCGCCATCGAATCCTTCGTATCAAATTCGGCGTGTGTGGCTCACGGCGGAGGAAGAGTCCGGATACTATTATGGGTTTTCCAACGAGGGGTTGTGGCCGCTCTGCCATATCGCCCACGTCCGGCCCACGTTTCGTTCATCGGACTGGAAACATTACGTGGCCGTCAATGAGCGATTCGCCCAAGCCGTTTACGAAGAGGCGACGACCGACAATCCGGTCGTGCTCGTGCAGGATTACCATTTTGCCCTGCTTCCTAAACTCATCCGCGATCGCTTGCCGACCGCCACGATCATCATGTTTTGGCACATCCCGTGGCCGAATGCGGAAAGCTTCGGCATCTGTCCCTGGCGGGAGGACATTCTGGAAGGGCTGCTTGGAAGCAGTATTCTGGGATTTCACACCCGCGTGCATTGCAATAACTTCATCGACAGCGTCGATCGCCTGCTTGAGGCGCGCATCGATCGAAACAGCTCCACGGTCTCCTACGGGGGCAAGATGACGGCGGTCAATCCTTATCCGATCTCGATCGAATGGCCTTCGCAATGGATCCGCAATCAACGGCCGGTTCAAGAATGTCGAGACAGACTGCGGGAGGCGTATGGGATGCCCCGTGATCGCCTTATCGGTCTTGGGGTCGAGCGCCTCGATTACACCAAGGGCATCCTCGAACGGTTCATGGCCGTGGAACGTCTCTTGGAGATGCAACCGGAGTGGATCGGGAAGTTTACGTTTCTTCAGATCGCCGCTCCGAGCCGTTCGGTCATCGAACAGTATCACCATTTTACCAGTCAGGTCTCTGCATTGGCCGAGCAGATCAACAAGCGCTTTGGGCATGACGGCTATGAGCCGATCTGTCTGCGCATTCAGCATCATGAGCCGGCGGAGGTCTATGAATGTTACCGCGGAGCCGATCTCTGCGTGGTCAGCAGTCTCCATGACGGCATGAATCTCGTGGCCAAGGAGTTCGTCGGCGCCCGCGACGATGAGCAAGGAGTCTTGATTCTGAGTCAATTCACCGGAGCGGCTCGGGAACTCACGGAGGCGGTCGTCATCAATCCCTACGACATCGATCAATTCGCGGCTGCGCTCCATCTGGGCTTGACGATGCCGAAGGTGGAGCAGCGTGCCAGGATGCAAAGCATGCGCGGCCTGATCCAGGAGTTCAATGTGTATCGCTGGGCCGGTCGTATGCTCATCGATGCCGCCAGGATGAGACAAAAGGAACGAGTCATGAAACAGGTGCGGCGGCCGAGCCTGCTGAGATGA